GGTCTGACTGTCTATAGCCCCAGAGGGTATTGGAGTGCAAGAAGTGGAATTAGCAGTATTGAACATCTtaggaaggaaaggaagccaGAAAGAAGATGACAATTTCATCCCCCACTAATTCAGAAATGTGGCAAATTAAATTGTAATCTTGGAAAGCTAGATTGTCAAAGCAGGAAGCGATCTCAGAAGACCATCCAGACCAAAACCTTCACTCTAAGATGATGagattgaggcacagagaacagAGATGAACTGCCCAGGTTCAGACCATCAATGAGTAGCAGAAACAGACTTTGGGACCCAAGTCTCCTGATTCTTCTTCTTTCGCAAATCTCATCATCATTAGAATAAATAAAGTTCTGCAAGCATCCTCCTCAAAAGCAAGCAAAGAGCAAGAAGAAATGATAGAGTGGAGGGTTCAAACCAAAGGATTCCAGGTTCTTAATAATCACTGAGCTGACTGTAAGGGTCCCTGTTCTATCTCTGGCTCCCAGAGAAAAGAGAGGGTTCCTTTCACAGCTCTtcacaaagaataaagaaatccCTCAAAGCCTTCAAGGCACCCATTTCAGATTCTTGGGTCCCCGTCCATGATGTCTCTTTCCCACCGCACATCTCTACCAAAATTCCACCCATACTTCAACACCAGCTTAAatgcctcctttctttttttttttttttttttttttttttttgagacagagtctcactctgttgcccaggctagagtgccatggtgtcagcctagctcacagcaacttcaaactcctgggctcaagcaatccttctgtctcaccCTCCCAGGTAGGGGGgcctacaggtatgcaccacgatgcccggctaattttgtctatatagttttagttgtccagctaatttctttctatttttttttagtagagatggggtcttgctcttgctcaggctggtttcaaactcctgaccttgagtgatcctcccgcctcggcctcccagagtgctaggattacaggcatgagccactgcgcctggcccaaatGCTTCCTTTCTTGATCATTTTTCTAACATCCCCTCCCAATATAAATTAGTCTTCCTTTTGTGAATACCCAGGGCACATTTCTAACCTCTCTTATGATGCTTATAACACTATTTCTTGTATTATAACAATTTATTACTGTTTATCTTATCTCTCCTATTAGTCCTTGAGGGAAGAGACCCCTTTAACCAAACTTGGATCCCTTTATAGTTCTTTGAATATACAAGGTGATCAATCAAAGTGTGTTGAATTGGTACAGAAAGTAACCCACATCTTTATGTTGCAAAGGTCAGCCTGCTTCTTCTTCAGTAGAGACAGAAGGTGGCCACGACCTACAACTTCAGTGTCCATCCATTCACCCTacttcctgcccttccctccaaaaagaaaataaagccagtGACTTCAAATCAGGCCCTTTATTCAGGACAGAGGTGGAATCTACTTCTGTAGTTGAAGTGCCATCGGGGGCACTAATCGAAGGTCTGAAGTCTAGTACAGCAGTCGTGCATCCCCGGAGAGTAGTTCTgaagagttcagtggtgtcactacagggcccagggctcagagacagCTTCAGGAGGGTAGGAAGAAGCAAACTGAGGTAGCATTAGGGAAGAGAAGTTCCAGGAGTATagagagggcaggagaggcaAGGATAGCAGACGCTCACAACTTCTCGCAGTTCCATTGTTCCAGCTTATCAGTGCAGAGTGGTTTATGGGCCAACCTGACAATGGAGAAGGGGACAAGGTGAGTTGGTTGACTGGATCTTACCTTGAACTTCCATCCAGCTTCATTCCCAGGAGGGCTGAGGTGGAAGAGTGTGGATGAGAATTACAGAAAGACTTTCCCAGCCAGATAACAAGGAACACTAAGCCACATAGTGGGGTAGGACCTACAAAAAATAATCCAAGAAAATTGTAGGGCTAGAAAAGATGAGCAATGATACCAAGGGCTTACTTTAGGGTATAGGACTGAACAAGTGGAATTAGAGGCCCAAGACCAAGTGAGGGGAGGCCTGGGTTCCAGCCCTCCATTAGCAAATCCCTTATTAGGGAAGTTGCAAGGAAGGCTTAAAAATGTAAACCTGCTTCTGCTAGATGAGTTTTGTTTTGGAAACTATATTCAAGATTAAGTGATcaagagatagagagagaggaaagtgGTACTGGCATAatgagggaggggcaggaggaaggggaagtggaaaataaaatgaggattCACCAGTAGTCAATGCCTTTAATGTCCAGGATCTTCTTGGCACACTCTATGTCATCAGTAAGGTCACCATCCAGGAACTCTGGCAGGAGTTGCAGGGAAAGAATTAGAGAGCTAAGAAGTATTAAGCATAAAGGTAATCAGGTAATGGGTTCCCCTATTCCCTGGACCCAGTGAGTCTGGTTCTTCTCTCAACTCAAAGTCTGTTGTCTTTCTGTATGAAAAGACCAATACAGTAATGTCTCCCCCTGGATCTTAGTTTGGTCTTAGCCTGGGGACTTCCTGGTACATCTTTGGAGGAATCATCTGCATCTGAAAATGCAGAGTATCAGACTTTAAGACTCCCAGACAACTCAGATATTTTACCCCCGAACTTCAGGGCACAGTCTGGGGATTTGGTGATCACGAAAAATCTAAACAGCTTCTTACTCAGCTTCTAACAGCTTCTTACTGTCAATTCAAGTCCCACAATTTTTGTGGAGTCCAACCAAGGCAGTGAACCCAGATGTGTGCTCGACACCAAAAAGGAGATTATCCCGGGGGCAGGCTCCAGAAAACCAGAGAAACAGGATTATAGAAGCTACTCACTGTCACAGGAGATACCACAGATGTTCCTTGACTCAGGGATCTGGTCGCTACTACACCAGTGCTTATTACTGATCTGGAAGAGTCCATATTCTGTGCTTCCATCATTTTCGACTAAGGCTTGTGTGTCATAAGCACTGGCATGAAATAGAGTACATATCACtgaaggaaagatgaaaaagagatGTCCAGGATGAGCATAATTGAGGAGCAGAAAAATGCTTTCTATTCAATCTCCAAAGATGGCAAAGCACAGAGTATCTTGATGAAATAAGAAGAAGAGTTCCAAAAAAGATCAGACaatgggagaaaggaaggatagaagaataaatgaaatgaaagagtACACATATAAGCCAAGAAGACAAGAAATGATTAGATCACTGAGTGAaagtggaggagagaaagggaagaaaaggaggatggagaaaagaagcaaatgagGAATAGGAAGAAACAAGGGAGCAGGGAACTTACATTCAGGCAAAGTGAAATCTCTATACTCATTCATGTCCTTCAGGAGATGGAACATCTCACATTTCGTGAACTGAACAGCCTGTGTGGCAGGGAATAGGATGGTCACTAGGAGCAAAGGGACAAAGGACATCATTTTGGCTGCCCCCAAGAACATGGAATGAAGGCACCACTCAGCTTCACCTCCTTTTATTCATGCAGAAAGCCCCAGAGGCCCTGGCCCTATATCCAGGAAGTGGATGAAGAGAAACTGGTGATGCCAAGACAGAAACACTGAGCCTGCCAGCTTCCTTCCGTAATTCACCctacttttcctttcccttccccaatTGTTCTCTACCCAGAAAGAGTTCTAAGCATGATCCTGTTTCCTATTTGGCTTTGTTTACCCCTTTGTTTCTTATATGGTTGGTTCTAGGAAGCAAGGTGTCCCCAGCTACTTTAGGAACAAAGGAGGCCTCAGGGGCAATACAAAAAAGGCAATCAGAAAATACAATAAGGATCCATGGCCAATTCCCCCTTTTCTCCTAGAAAGGGAAATACAGAATGTAAAAAGGGAGTGTATCACCTGCGATGGCCCCAGGATCGGAGCTGGCACTTGTCCAACCAACCCAGCCATGGAAAAAAGTCCAGAAAGAGTCCCATGACATGGTGGTTCATGGCTGAGGTCTCAGAGATGGGGATAGAATATGGAGATGTAGACTGTGAGAATCAGATATAACATGATCCCTAGACTTCCTACTTCAGGAAAATGGGCAATTCAAAAAGCCTGTATGGAAATACCTAGCTATCCTATGTCCTATTAtcaggttccccacccccaaccacccCTACCATCAATAACCAGATACTACAGTAGAATTAAGACACTGTGTAAACCCAGGACTAATAACTTGTGCTATACTGGTTCATTAGTAGAGGAACTTGTAGACAACCTAGCAGATTGCCACAGAAAGTTATAAAGAGGGTGACCTAAGCCAGTGGGAACATTGGACATAAAGCACTTTAAGATTGAACAAGCAGTATCTGGAGCTTACAAAACAAGTTTCTGGCTCTGAGCTATAAGGCCAATGCCCTTGAACAAGTAGAGTTGAGGGTACTAGTTCTGAATAATTCCTTTAATCTGCTGGCATCAAGCTTCATGTCATTGTGCCAGTACCTGTTAGCCTCCTTCGTGCCAGGGCTCATCTGCTTTATTCCAATATCTAAACCTGATTTCTTATATTTCAGGGGATATTCATCCCAGTCAAACTATTTAATGCTTACAAACTGAAGATCTTCCATGTTGTTATCTTGTATATGTCTTCTGACTTAGGGAAAATTCTTTTCAGTTTAATCTGTCTTCTATACCATGGGCAACCCAGTATATGAAGTGGCACAAGTGAAACTAGTGTGGGGGATCTTGGTGTGCCAAGTGGGATGAGCAGAAAGTCCTGATAGCAGAGAGATACATATTCAGAAATACAGCAAATTGCTGCCACTGCCTTTCTCCTTATTCCACCCAGAGGCATCGGAAGGGCACACAACAGGAATAGGCATTCTATCACACTAAGCAAGTTTTGTTGACAGTATGGCTGGGAGTGAGCAGATGACCTTGGACCATGTGGGAGAGGGACCAATAAGAAAAGCCAGTCCTGCGGACTAGCTTTTCCAGCAGTGGAGTCTTGTGTAAAATGCCTCCTGCCCTGGGTATGGACTAAGTACCTACAATAAAGTAAAATGGCCAGCCAGGGTCTCGGGAATCACAGGGGCTTTCTACACTTGCAGCCAAGTCAAGATCTAAGGCAGCGGCCTGCTTGCCTAGAATTTGATTCTGCCTCTGCGCTTCTCTGTACACAGTGAAAATCAGCACACAGGTCATGAATCACAACtaagcacagaaaagaaaatgaatgtgcCTCAGGCAAGAAGAACCATTGTTTCCCTAGAAATGTTTGTAAAATAGGGCATCTGGGGTCATCTGAAAAGGAGAAGAGATGTCTAATGAGAACAAGTGCAAACATTCAGAGAAAGATGTAGTAGCTTCTTGGAGATGGTCCAAAAGAGGGCAGTGAGCCATCATTACAGCACTGAAAGAGGAAGCATATggaaagacacaaacacataatgCAGAAAAGCTTGAGATTAGGTTAGGGAACCCTGCGGAGGAGGCCAAGATCTGAATCAAAATGGTGAAGAGGCATTTAGCAGACACTTTTCTGGATTTTTTCAGAACTATACCAGAAAGCTATGTTCATTCCCTCAGATGCTGTGGTAAAAATCATGGTTTCTAAAACCAGGAATCatctttttaaaggatttttaaaagttaaagaatcAAAAGCTTCTCTTTCAAAGCACATTTGCCATCTGAAACTGTAGTTTGTAGGTGAGTGGTAGTTTACAGACAGAGCCACAGCTACCCTTTGGAGGGAACAGACTGAGGGCCACAGTAACACTGATTATTACTTCTTACAGTCAGTATCCTCACCTTATTCTACTTCCTCCcataattgagaaaaattatcAGTAGGTAGAAAATGAAGCTAGATCTTGGACTTGAAGCCTAAATTTCACACAAATGTTTAATTGAATTCGAGAGTTAATTGAAGCAATTAAGATTTGGAAAAGGAGTGATTTCACTTttagcacttttcttttttagttgctTGTACAAAAGTCCATGCAAAGTTACTTAGCACTATGGATTCACGTACACCACACCAAAAGTCTGCTTTCAATTAATATAGGATTATTTTGAATTGTTgtatttggattttctacatatttctatACCTGCTTTTATGCTTACATGAATCATTGATTCATTTCTATGAATTGGGAATAGTATCAACAAAAAATGCACATAtgcaaatgtaaattataatacacaaattattttaaaatatattaactaagatgaattttacctttttaactGAATATTAGCTAAAACAAACTGATACACATGTAATTACCAAAAAGGTAATAAAATTTCTGTCATATCTTAATagatattttcattcttaatttataaaatgtttatttttaaataaacatatctttatataattttccatCACTATCTTTAATAGAATCTTACGTCCTATTTTTTGTTAATGTGAtgctttttcatttactttttgagTTGGCTGCGCTCTCCCCCTCCTCATTTCTTCCCTGCCTCATATCATGCTGTTAACTCATATTAACAATCTaccatgtatttttattaattattgtgcatatatatatgattttgctattcattaaaaattttttaatccatCTATAATTCTATCTGGGTTCCCTCTTCTTTTTAACTTGTCATATTTGTCTATTCTaacataaatattgattttttatttcattgcagTGGCTTTTTGGTATGTTCTGATATCTATTAAAACTATGACAAGTCttccttgtttattcttttcttttagaaaaataattaaactttttattttcaaaataaagttaaacCAAGGGAGGATGGGCAaaatggctgaccagagacatcaCTTGTCAGACCATCCCAGAGAGTAGGAAGGGTTTTGGATAGGGGAGCCAGGAGGGGGGGTACAGCACAGGTGAATTTCAGTGAGAAGTGCCAGAGCCTGCTGAGGCCTCATGGAGGAAATTGGAAGGCAGAGACGGAagaggataaaggaaaaaaagataatggcaAGGACCAAACCCAGGGAGGTTCAGAGCCCAGAGAAGGGATAAGGGGAgatccctttctccctctcacaATCCTTCAGTGATCAGCAGGCTACCAAGTTACTGGGAAGCTTTTCTACCCCCACAAACCCAAGTACTGCAGCAACCACATATTTGTAGGGAGAACTTgagtgatcccagagcttggacactCCAAGTGGGGTTCCCCTCCAAGGAGAGTGACCCAAGAGGCCAGAGAGCaggctttcttccattcagactcttatctctccctgcccctcccctaccACTGCAACCAGGAGAGTACTTTCAGCTGAGAATTTGGCCCAGTTGGCGCATCCTGCAGTGTAAAGTTTGCACAGAGACTGGGGCCTCTGCCCCAGTGGGGACCTGCAGGGCACCCCATCTAGGATCTCCCTGCCTGCAGCATTTTGTGGATACACACGCCAGTGGATCAGACATGGTGGCCAGCTCTTGTGACCTCAGGACTTGAGTGGGTCACTGGAGGACacatgggtgggggtggggattagGAGCTGaacttgggaggtgagggagcccatGTGGGCAGAACCAATGGGAGAAAACTGCAGGGGTCCGAGACAAGGCAAACAGGGGAAGCACCCAGAGAAAAGCCACACTGTTGGCCAAGACAAGTCCTCCTGTGGGGGGGATCTCAGCCTGTGAGGCCATAGCAACCAAGCGCAGCACATtcagggctggagggcagggacaAGTAAGAGGGGTGGAGCTCACTCCCCACAGCCAGTCTAGGAAGTGCAGCCCCTTCCTCACAAGCAGCCTTTTGGTCTTGGAGAGCAGTCCTCAGCCCTCCTCTCAGTGGGTCCCCCTCCGGCCAGAAAGATGATCTTtgagccctgctgaggctttaCAAAGCCTTCCAGACTCACACAACCTAACCACACCCAGCCTTGCCCCTCCACACACGtctgctggggggagggggttgcggggggggggggggggtccaagCAACTCTCTGGGAACTACAAGGCCCTTCCCAAATCCTGGAGTATTCAAGCACTCCGCCTGATGGACTAAAACTTATtgcagacacaaaagaacatctctgtAGTTGGCTGTATCCTGCAAGCATCAAccactgacagggagaacaactctaTAGCTCATCTTAGCAGCTACCAACTCAATCAAATAGGGCATGGCTGGTTCTCACAAGTATCATCCACCATCTTGGAGATTAAGCTAGGGGCTCCAATACAGTTCACACTGCTTTGAAGAGGGAAAGACAGCAGGATGCAAGCAACCTAAAGGGACACTGctttataagagaaaaacaaaagttacaAGCAGCTCAATCTATGAGGGGTCTCTCTCCTCCACTGCAGACCTCTggactgatcagggagctgctcagagtctgtgcagagacattcCACCATGGAGGAGGTACAGCAGAGAGCTGATGCCTGCCAATACCAGGTTTGTGCAACTGACTCCATCCTGATCATTCTGGTGCACAGAACCAGGTCTGTCTGAGATCCAGCCTTCCAGCAATAGCCTTTGCATCACCTCCACTAAGCAGGGAAAAGAACAGATGCTCCCCTGTGTAGTGCCCTATGACTGGGGACAGAGCATGCCTCCTCCCTGGTATGGGAGCCAAACAGAGCAGAGTCTCAGATGCCACAGGAACCACTTGGGAAGTCTGGGGTGACTGCATCAGTGCATTCTAGATGTAGGAGGAAACCTAGGCCAAACAGCAGAAGTGGCCTGGCTACACAGATCCCTAGGCCATTGAGACTGTGCAACAGGGCATCAGCAGTCCCCACACTGGTGAAAAACCCCACCATAATGGTTACTCTGCCCCTAAAATTcccagagccagctctgaagCTCTCACTGTGCCTGAGTCTGAGTTTCTGCCCTATAGCTCCAGGGCCCCTGCCAGGCCTGCAACTCCATCCCTGAGACTCCAGAATTGTGCCTAGATGCCAGGATCACAGTACTGAGTCTCCATCACTACCACTGGGCCAGCAGAACCTCCCTGAGGTTCAACATTTCACTCAGGAACCCCCAGCCTAAGCAGCCATCACTCCTAGACTTGGTTCAAGAGAGAGATCACCAAAGGAGAATAAGTGTTCTGCAATCATATTAACCCAGAGCTGAGAGTGggagccagatgagaagaaagcagcaaaagaaccctggtaacataaaaaaataaaatagttgaacAACCCCAAGGGAACACAGTGCAGATACATTTGGGGACCCCACTCAgaaggaaattgccaaaatgacagaaatggaattcagaatatggatggcaagtaagatgaatggaattgaagagaaagttgaaaaccaacaaaaagaagccaaaacatacttcaggaaatcaatgaaaaagtcaTTAGAGAGCTAGATaccataagaaaggatataatagaacttaaaaaattggaagagtcacttagggaatttcaaaatgtggaagaaatttTTAACAACAGGCTAAGCCAAGAAgaaggaagaatctcagagcttgaataCAAGGCTCTTGAGATAATTCAGTCATTCAAAGAGGTGAAGAAGAATATACAAAAGTTGGAGCAATCATTAAGAGAGACATGGGACTATGTGAAGTAAACTAACATTTGAATTATAGGTATActtgagggagaagagaaagaactaaaaacatggaaaacctatttgaaaaaaatattgaagaaaacttccctggtatcgcCAGAAATTCAGACAGACAGATATAAGATAGACATTGAATACTaagaagattcatagcaaataagtcatctccaagacacatagtaatcaacttgaccaaagtcaaaatgaagaagaaaattctgcaagcagcaagatgaaagcatcaaataacctacaaagaaaaaccatCAAACTAACTGCGGagttctcagtggaaaccttataaaccagaagggattggggctcCATTTCAATTGACTTAAGCAGAACAACTGCCAgactataattttgtatcctgcaagactaagtttcacaattgacagagaaattaagtcttttcctgACAAACAAACACTGATGGAATTTGCCATGACTGGACTTGCCCTGCACAAAATACTCAGAACAGCACTATACACAAAACAGCACAACAGGTACCCACCAGTGTAAACtcaccaaaaaaaaccaaaacaaacaaacaaaaaaaaccttcacAACTCCTATAAAATGACagaacaagaggtaaaacaaagcaataagggactacccaacagaataaatagaccAACATcaacatcccacatatcaattatATCAACCATTGTCAATGGACTGAATGCAcctctcaaaagacataggctgcctgaatggatgaaaaaacacaacccaagtatctgctgtctccaggaaacacctCTAAATCACAAGGACACACagactcaacataaaaggatggGGGGAAATAATTTCCacataaatggaaatttaaaaaagcgagagtagctattctcatagcagataaaattcactttaagccaacaaaggtgaaaaaagacaaagagggtcattatataatggtaaagggagatTTCCAATAAGAAGgtataacaatcataaatatatatttgtccaacacaggagctcccagatacataaagtaaattttactagagctaagcaaagaaataaatagcacctTCATACAATAATTGCAGGGGAACTCAACACTTCACTGTCAAAGCTTGACAAATcatcaaagcaaaaaataaagaaaaaaacaatggatTTAAACCAAACTGTAAATCAAATGGATCatacagacatttacagaatattctacccaaaattacagaatatacattcttctcagcaggacatgggacattctccaatattgatcatatcttaggccacaaaacaggtctcaacaaattttaaaaaatcacaatcaTACCATGTGgcttctcagaccacagcagaataaaactaaaaatcaattacaagagaaacactcaaacctacagagtcatggaaattaaaccacctgctgctgaatgattagtGGGTCAAGATGAAgttaatatggaaatcaaaaaattctgcACAAAAtacttgaactgaatgacaaaggggacacaagctaacaaagtctgtgggacacagcaaaagcattcctcagtGGAAAATTCCTAGCCTTAAATGCCTGCAttgaaaacacagaaagatcacaaattaatgaCTTAATGTCacaccttaaggaactagaaaaaaaagaacaaaccaaacccaaacccagcagaagaaaataaataaagctcagagcagaactaaatgaattgaaaaagaaaaaatacaaataattaacaaaactaaaagttggttctttgaaacaataaacaaaactggcagacctcttgctagactaaccaagaacagaagagaaaggacccaaataagctcaatcagaaatgaaaatgataacattacaactgatactacagaaatacaaaacatcatccatgaatgCTACGTAAATCTCTACACGCATAAACTAGGGAATGTACAGGAAGTGGACAAGTTCCTGTAAACAACAGCCTCCCAAGACTCAACCAGttagaaatagaactcctgaacataCCAATAACAAACAGTGAgattaaaatactaataaaaaaatcccaagaaaaaaaagtcctggaccagatggagttactgctgaattctatcacaCCTACAAAGACCTGGTATCcataatatagaaattattccataatattaagaaggagggaatcctcctcaactcattctacaaagccactgtcaccttgataccaaaggtAAGATAggatataacaacaacaaaaaaacctacagactaatatccctatgaatatagatacaaaaatcctcaataaaatactagcaaactgaattcaacagcccatcaaaaaaataatccaccaggaccaagtggCTTCATGCCAGGGATgcggatggttcaacatacgtaaatcaataaatgtgattcaccacataaacaaatgcaaaaacaaagactataaaaTCATCTCaatcaatgcagaaaaagcatttgacaaaatccagcaccctttcatgataaaaaccctcaacaaactaggcatagaatgAACATATCTCAGAATAATAAAGGCCAaatgtgacaaacccacagcaaacatcatactgaatgaggaaaagtttaaagcattcccCTAAGAACTTAAAGAATACAATTAATAAACTTGGCCTAATAGATATATATGTAACACTACACTGAATAGCTGCAGAATACACTTTTTTTATAATATGA
This Microcebus murinus isolate Inina chromosome 10, M.murinus_Inina_mat1.0, whole genome shotgun sequence DNA region includes the following protein-coding sequences:
- the LALBA gene encoding alpha-lactalbumin — translated: MMSFVPLLLVTILFPATQAVQFTKCEMFHLLKDMNEYRDFTLPELICTLFHASAYDTQALVENDGSTEYGLFQISNKHWCSSDQIPESRNICGISCDKFLDGDLTDDIECAKKILDIKGIDYWLAHKPLCTDKLEQWNCEKL